The sequence TTCACTTGCATTTCCATGGCATTTTTTACTGTCTCTGGCGGTGTGATGTTTTTAATCTCATAACGATGCACGCGGATCCCCCACATGGCACCCGCTTGATCGAGCACCTCAACCACTTTAGCTGAAATCACATCTCTTTCTTCGAAAGTCCGGTCTAAATCTAATGTACCGATCACAGAGCGCGTTGTCGTTTGCGCCAGCTGAATCGCCGCATAACGATAGTCAGTAATACCATAGCTGGCCTTAACAGGATCGGTAACAGAGATATAAATTACCCCGTCAACCTCTACATTCACTTCGTCACTTGAGAAGCACTCCTGTGGCGGAACATCGATAGTTTCTTCCTTTAAATCATGGATATAAGCCACTTTATCAACAAAGGGGATCAGTGTATGGAACCCCGCATCCAAGGTTGAGTGATATTTACCTAAACGCTCAACAATATAGGCCGATTTTGTCGGCACTAAACGAATCGATTGAAACAACTTAATGACGAAGATGGCAAAAATCAGCCCCCAAATAGCCATAACTGCGACATCGGTATTCAGTGGTAAATTATCCATTAGCGTGCTCCTTTGCTCATTGCATTATGGCCACCCACGGTTTGAGTGACTTGCTCCATCCCTTCGAAGAAACCTTCAAGTTTTGCCATTTCAGCGGGGACAACTGACACTTGAGAATCGTTGAGGATCTTACCGAGCTGAGCGATGAACTGCTCTTTTAGCAGCATGTTCATCGCGTCGTTACCACCATTCACCGCTAACGCTTGGGAAATCATCGCCATCCCCTCAGACTTAGCCTTAGCAATAATGGCAATCTCTTGTCCCGTACCTTTAGCTTCGTTAATGCGCTTCTGTTTTTGGCCTTCGGAAATGTTAATCGCCTCTTGGCGCTCGCCCTCTGACATATTGATCATCGCGGCCTTTTCCGCATTGGCTAAGGTGATTTCGGCGCGTTTACGGCGCTCGGCTTCCATTTGTTTTTCAAGGGTATGGATCACATGGCGCGATGGCGTAATATTGCGGATCTCATAACGTAATACTTTGATCCCCCAAGGCTCAGACGCCTTATCAATCTCACGCACTATTGATTCATTTAAGTGGTCACGCTCAGAAAAGGTTTCGCTCAATGTGAGTTTACCGATTTCAGAACGCATAGTGGTCTGCGCCAAATTCACAGCAGCTTTACGATAGTTTTCAATACCATAGCTCGCTAATTTGCCGTCCATCACCTTGAGATACACTAGACCGTCGACTTCAAGCTGAGTGTTATCTTTAGAGATACAGCTTTGTGGCGGCACATCAAGCACTTGCTCACGGGTATCGTGGCGGTAGGCGACGCGGTCAAAAAAAGGAATTAAGAAATGAAATCCCGGTTGCAGTACGGTACGAAATTTCCCTAAACGCTCAATGACATGCACCTCACGCATAGGCACAATCAACATCAGCTTATAGAGAATAAATAAGACAAATAAAATGACTAAGGTAAACACAAACATAGACTCATCCTTTAGTTTTAAGACGCTGCCTGATTCACAGGCTCAACCACAAGGGCAATGTTTTCACGACAGATAATC comes from Shewanella oneidensis MR-1 and encodes:
- a CDS encoding SPFH domain-containing protein, with amino-acid sequence MFVFTLVILFVLFILYKLMLIVPMREVHVIERLGKFRTVLQPGFHFLIPFFDRVAYRHDTREQVLDVPPQSCISKDNTQLEVDGLVYLKVMDGKLASYGIENYRKAAVNLAQTTMRSEIGKLTLSETFSERDHLNESIVREIDKASEPWGIKVLRYEIRNITPSRHVIHTLEKQMEAERRKRAEITLANAEKAAMINMSEGERQEAINISEGQKQKRINEAKGTGQEIAIIAKAKSEGMAMISQALAVNGGNDAMNMLLKEQFIAQLGKILNDSQVSVVPAEMAKLEGFFEGMEQVTQTVGGHNAMSKGAR
- a CDS encoding SPFH domain-containing protein, which gives rise to MDNLPLNTDVAVMAIWGLIFAIFVIKLFQSIRLVPTKSAYIVERLGKYHSTLDAGFHTLIPFVDKVAYIHDLKEETIDVPPQECFSSDEVNVEVDGVIYISVTDPVKASYGITDYRYAAIQLAQTTTRSVIGTLDLDRTFEERDVISAKVVEVLDQAGAMWGIRVHRYEIKNITPPETVKNAMEMQVNAERERRALLAKSEGDKQSKINRSEGIKAETINRSEGEMQRRINEAEGKAEEILTLSRATAESIERLASVIAAPGGHNALRMQLGEQYFKQLDGLSQKSSRIVLPGNMVDFDYWMNSIGLKEER